The Methanococcus voltae genome contains the following window.
CATTTATTGTATTATTCTTAATTGTATGACTAATCCAACTTTTAAGATATCTACAGCATTCAATACCCGTACATGAGCCAATGAATGAATTATTGATTAAGGTATTGTTTATACCATCTACATAAATTGTACAATCATCGGACACATCGTTCAGGTTTTTACCTATTAACTTGTTATTTAGTAATTTATTATGTGAACTGCGCAATACCATAAAGTTTGCACTATTTTTAGATATTGTCATATTTTGAACGATATTGTACTGACTGTATCGTATTGAGATACCCTCGCAATTATTCACCATATATCCATCTTTTACAATATTATAATCAGAAGCTTGCATATTCACTCCATATGAGTTATTGAAACAATATATGTCTTTTACAATACTTTGATCTAAAGACCTTAAGTCTATACCATAATAATCGTTGTTTGACGAGGATATATTTTCAATGATGTTATTTGAACCATCTATTTTTACTCCGGTTTTACCGCCGTCATCTGCAGTTATATGGCTAATAGCATTATTTGAGCCACTCAATAATAGACCTGTTTCAATACTATCCGATGCAACCATATTTTCAATGATGTTATTTGAACCTGTTATGTATACTCCATTTTCTATAGTATTTGATGAAGAGACGCCCTTAATTGTACTGTTAGAAGTATCCATATATACTCCGATGTTACCTCCGGATGAAGAGATATCCTGAATAGTATTATTTGAACCTGTTATGTATACTCCATTTTCTATAGTATTTGATGAAGAGACGCCCTTAATTGTACTGTTTGTTAAATTTTCTATTTTTAATCCTTTCATATAGCAATTTCTACAGTCTATATTTTGAATAACGTTGTTTGAAGAGTGACCAACTGCCAATCCCGTACAAGTGTTCGATAAATCCAAATTTTCAATAATCATATTTGAGCAATTTGCAATTATTACTTGTCTTGCATCTTTAGGAATAATTTTTTTAGAATTATTATTTTTATAATAATAAATTGGTTTTCCATTTATTGTATTATTCTTAATTGTATGACTAATCCAACTTTTAATATCTCCCGAAATTTCAATACCTGTGACATTACCTGTCAAAGAATTATCCAGTAATGTATCATTACATGAATCATCTAATTCTATACCAATTTTACAATTTGAAATAATGTTTTTAGTTATGGGATTATTGTTAAATTTACTTATGCTAATACCTTTATTACAATCAGATATCTTATTTTTAGATATGTTAGATATTATCATATTGTTTGGATGGTAATTTCCAGCCGAAATACCCCTATCACTTTTTAAAATATTATTATTTACGATAGAAAAATTTTGAATACTGTAAACGTTTATACCATATTCTTTATTTCCACTTAATGTATTTTCTTTTATAATGGAGTTTTCAGAATAAGCCATATAGATACCGTGTTTATTATCTATAACATTTGAATTTGTAATATTGATATTATTGGAACGTTTTAAATAGATACCATATCCGGTATTTTTTGAAATATCTAAATTTTTAAATACCGTATTCGGAGAATAATGACAATATACGCCCATATACGCATTAGATAACTTTAGGTTTTCTAAAGTCATATCTGAACAGTAAGCAATTATTACTTGTCCCGCATCTTCGGGAACTTTTTTAGAACTATTATGTACGAAATAATAAATTGGTTTTCCATTTATTGTATTCCCACTTACATTATGAGTGTCCCAATGGTAATCATAACCTCCATATATGTATATACCCCCACTTTCGAAGTAATTATCCTGTATCGTATTATGAGAACAGAAACCCATATCTATACCACGGGTATTATTCTTTAAAAAATTATTTTTAGATATATTATTACCAAATACTCCACTCAGTGTGTAAATGGCGTAATAATTATCGTATAATGTATTATTAATAATGTGGTTATCCTTGCAAGATCCTAACTTAAAAGCATGATAATTATCAAATAGGGTGTTATTAATAATATAATTCTTATCAGAACGACCTATACAAATACCACAATCTCCACGTTCTGAATCATGTACTATATTGTTAGATATGGTGTTATTTTCGGAGTCGTCAATACTAATACCCCAACTAGTTTTATATATGTTATTATTAGTTACTATATTATTTTTGGAGTGTGATACACAAACACTCGTATCCCGATTGGAATATCCCGTATTAGAAGATACTTTAGTATTATTTGATTTCCATAGGTATATACCATCGTCATCGCCCGAATATACAGTATTATTATGTATTATACTGTCATATACGTTGTTTAATAAAATACCTTTACTTTCAAAATCTTTTACATCAAAGTTTTTTATGGTAATATTTTTAAGGGCTCTTTCGTTGTTATGAACATATATTCCCCATTTTCCACCATATAATCCATATAAACAATAACCTTTACCATCTAGGATTACATTATCACAAGTAACTAATATACAATATTCTCCATTATGTGTTATATTATTAGTTAAATAGTAATAACCAGGCGTATCTATCACCATAGGGCCAGTTATTGAAGTATTTTTACCAGGGGCTCCACTACTTAAAGCTCTAAAACTTTGGGTGGCCATTGAAAAACTTCTAGCCATCATTATTGGGACTCTTGTCCTTGGCAAATCAGTTAAAAAATCACTATGAAGCGTAAAATTACCTGTTGGTTCCCTAGGTTCATAAGTTATATCATCGGGAAGTTTAGTAATTTCTTTAATGACATTATCTGTAGTATTAATGGAGTTATTACTGACCCCAGATGAATTTAGAACTGTATTATTTACAATAATCGAAACGTTTGTATTATTCAACGAATCATTTACAATTGTTATATTTGCGCTATCTAAACAAATTGTAGTATTATTCGTAATATTTGCATTATTCGTAATATTTGCATTATTCGTAATATTTGCATTATTCGTAATATTTGCATTATTGATAAGGGTAGTACTATTGATAATGGTTGTATTAGTACTATCTTTAC
Protein-coding sequences here:
- a CDS encoding NosD domain-containing protein, which gives rise to MNQPNLKKIFSVLLVFLTITSVMPLEIANNSVNETSKDLVNGTINDTITQSINNTTINESIENIINITSIMNNTNISNLNNTSLGSNGLNELNNTIIINNMDNSNNSINNTLNGNNDTDIGKDSTNTTIINSTTLINNANITNNANITNNANITNNANITNNTTICLDSANITIVNDSLNNTNVSIIVNNTVLNSSGVSNNSINTTDNVIKEITKLPDDITYEPREPTGNFTLHSDFLTDLPRTRVPIMMARSFSMATQSFRALSSGAPGKNTSITGPMVIDTPGYYYLTNNITHNGEYCILVTCDNVILDGKGYCLYGLYGGKWGIYVHNNERALKNITIKNFDVKDFESKGILLNNVYDSIIHNNTVYSGDDDGIYLWKSNNTKVSSNTGYSNRDTSVCVSHSKNNIVTNNNIYKTSWGISIDDSENNTISNNIVHDSERGDCGICIGRSDKNYIINNTLFDNYHAFKLGSCKDNHIINNTLYDNYYAIYTLSGVFGNNISKNNFLKNNTRGIDMGFCSHNTIQDNYFESGGIYIYGGYDYHWDTHNVSGNTINGKPIYYFVHNSSKKVPEDAGQVIIAYCSDMTLENLKLSNAYMGVYCHYSPNTVFKNLDISKNTGYGIYLKRSNNINITNSNVIDNKHGIYMAYSENSIIKENTLSGNKEYGINVYSIQNFSIVNNNILKSDRGISAGNYHPNNMIISNISKNKISDCNKGISISKFNNNPITKNIISNCKIGIELDDSCNDTLLDNSLTGNVTGIEISGDIKSWISHTIKNNTINGKPIYYYKNNNSKKIIPKDARQVIIANCSNMIIENLDLSNTCTGLAVGHSSNNVIQNIDCRNCYMKGLKIENLTNSTIKGVSSSNTIENGVYITGSNNTIQDISSSGGNIGVYMDTSNSTIKGVSSSNTIENGVYITGSNNIIENMVASDSIETGLLLSGSNNAISHITADDGGKTGVKIDGSNNIIENISSSNNDYYGIDLRSLDQSIVKDIYCFNNSYGVNMQASDYNIVKDGYMVNNCEGISIRYSQYNIVQNMTISKNSANFMVLRSSHNKLLNNKLIGKNLNDVSDDCTIYVDGINNTLINNSFIGSCTGIECCRYLKSWISHTIKNNTINGKPIYYYKNNDSVKVPEDAGQVIIVNCSNMIVENLDLSNVHTGVIVGYSSNNSIQNLNLKDDYNGIYITYSNNTLINNSLIEYNSKGIHLENSLNATLLDNSLIGKYMDFVISGYIKHWNSHTMEGNTMCGKPIYYYKNKNKGTISKIDGPLILANCSNMTIEDINIEDVNLGMILAYSSNNTIQNCTLVNTYDALYLINSQNNILRNNNISENIRGMHIYSNSTHNLIYANLFNNKNNIYMHAYNGDVSNYWNTSKENGGGNYWITSRGHGFSETHPDNNGDGFCDEPYGIDKGNVDYLPLYVTPRVPIDENNPKIRVNSPKPGNIKTNNLLIDVIATDDDGIKQVIANINNENIVLKRKGSHYTANKVLEDGKYKLTIYAEDLMGNKNSKSVNIVINTKNTPSGGNSNSSTKSSYRGNSNNAHHRSRDLSPTIKLSVIRNVVSRAKIVYGSSIDKGLSNNLKAGVSSKDYEVDSDTIIVGGPVANGIANQYNNRFNIPVTNDNPGENRGIIQVISIPSGSSTVIQNYKLIYIAGSDRLGTEAALKYFETLTELPTEPIVVEWTSSGYKVVN